Proteins from a single region of Punica granatum isolate Tunisia-2019 chromosome 8, ASM765513v2, whole genome shotgun sequence:
- the LOC116187628 gene encoding MAP3K epsilon protein kinase 1-like isoform X1, with translation MSRQITSSHFHKSKTLDNKYMLGDEIGKGAYGRVYKGLDLENGDFVAIKQVSLENIAQEDLNIIMQEIDLLKNLNHKNIVKYLGSLKTKTHLHIVLEYVENGSLANIIKPNKFGPFPESLVAVYIAQVLEGLVYLHEQGVIHRDIKGANILTTKEGLVKLADFGVATKLNEADVNTHSVVGTPYWMAPEVIEMSGVCAASDIWSVGCTVIELLTCVPPYYDLQPMPALFRIVQDDHPPIPDSLSPDITDFLRQCFKKDARQRPDAKTLLSHPWIQNCRRALQSSLRHSGTLRNIQEDIPIDSEGADPQHLSNSPATLEVDAIASELGTPSVKDDVGESERGTTDQYRASDEKRGDLKTEDIEEDLLSDQVLTLAILEKSSLRSGSGRLTTESETVSDQLEPSELPHKGNSDEAVINGEVGYSKSRNKDVAKDVGRGSSKHTGSSSFGFGTRNQDTTLKMASKMSLNMGVNELSRFSDSPGDASLDDLFQPVDKSMDDRAGEASSSMSASHVNQGNGYAADAVKNDLATKLRATIAQKQMENEPVQSNGGRNLLRLMMDALKDDVIDIDGLVFDEKLPGEHLFPLQAVEFGRLVASLRPEEPEDVIVSACQKLIAIFHQRPDQKLVFVSQHGLLPLMELLELPNNRVIASVLQIINKIIKDNTVFQENACLIGLIPVVMSFAVPNQPREIRMEAACFIQQLCQSSSLTLQMFIACRGIPVLAGFLEADYAKYREMVHLAIDGMWQVFKLQRSTPRNEFCRIAAKNGILLRLINTLYSLNEATRLASMSGGAGFPVDGMSRKPRSGQLDPNHPAFNQIETPLSTTESDLFKHRHGDHLALSVATQEPSRASFSHTQGLDLPHPLTAETDKPQSSNSAAEIDLKPQRISISANRTSTDKPLKVTDGASNGFSTSSSAQQEQVRPLLSLLEKEPPSRHFSGQLEYVRHLSGLERHESILPLLHAANDKKTNGELDLLMAEFAEVSNHGRENGNLDSMPRTSQRTTVHKKAGQQASDGVASTSGIASQTTSGVLSGSGVLNARPGSAASSGLLLHMVSTLNADVAREYLEKVADLLLEFAQADTTVKSHMCSQGLLIRLFQMFNRIERPILLKILMCINHLSTDPNCLESLQRAEAIKYLIPNLELKDGPLISQIHHEVLIALFNLCKINKRRQEQAAENGIIPHLMHFILTDSPLKQWALPLLCDMAHASRNSREQLRAHGGLDVYLRLLDDEFWSVTALDSIAVCLAHDNDNRKVEQALMKKDAVQKLVNFFHCCPEQHFVHILEPFLKIITKSSRINTTLAVNGLTPLLIARLDHQDAIARLNLLKLIKAVYEHHPRPKQLIVENNLPQQLQNLIEERRDGQSSGGQVLVKQMATSLLKALHINTVL, from the exons ATGTCTCGCCAGATTACGTCCTCCCATTTCCACAAATCCAAGACCCTCGACAACAAATAT ATGCTTGGGGATGAAATTGGGAAAGGAGCATATGGTCGAGTTTACAAGGGgttggacttggagaatggAGATTTTGTTGCTATCAAGCAAGTTTCTCTGGAGAACATTGCCCAGGAAGATCTTAATATCATAATG CAAGAGATTGATCTACTGAAG AATTTAAACCACAAAAACATTGTGAAGTATCTGGGAtcgctgaaaacaaagactcaTCTCCATATTGTACTTGA ATATGTCGAAAATGGGTCACTGGCAAATATTATCAAGCCAAACAAGTTTGGCCCTTTCCCGGAATCATTGGTGGCCGTTTACATTGCCCAG GTCTTGGAAGGACTGGTCTATTTGCACGAACAGGGTGTTATTCATCGAGATATTAAGGGTGCAAACATTTTGACAACCAAGGAG GGCCTTGTGAAACTTGCTGATTTTGGCGTTGCAACAAAGCTAAATGAGGCTGACGTCAATACACATTCTGTTGTTGGAACACCCTACTGGATGGCACCAGAG GTTATTGAAATGTCGGGGGTGTGCGCTGCTTCTGACATTTGGAGTGTTGGCTGTACAGTGATTGAACTTCTTACTTGTGTGCCTCCTTACTATGATTTGCAGCCTATGCCAGCTCTTTTTCGTATCGTCCAG GATGATCATCCTCCAATTCCTGATAGTCTATCCCCTGACATCACTGATTTTCTGCGTCAATGCTTTAAGAAG GATGCCAGGCAGAGGCCTGATGCAAAGACACTGCTCTCGCATCCTTGGATACAGAATTGCAGGCGTGCTCTTCAGTCTTCTCTTCGCCATAGTGGAACTCTAAG GAATATACAGGAAGATATTCCAATTGATTCAGAGGGTGCTGATCCTCAGCACCTTAGCAACAGTCCAGCTACACTGGAAGTAGATGCAATCGCCTCTGAACTTGGGACT CCATCTGTGAAAGATGATGTTGGGGAATCAGAAAGAGGCACAACTGATCAATATCGAGCATCTGATGAAAAACGCGGTGACCTCAAGACAGAAGATATCGAAGAGGATCTTCTGTCGGATCAGGTTCTCACTTTGGCCATCCTCGAAAAGTCATCTCTGCGAAGTGGTTCTGGGAGATTAACCACTGAATCAGAAACTGTCTCTGATCAACTGGAGCCTTCTGAGCTTCCACATAAGGGTAATTCTGATGAAGCAGTGATAAATGGGGAGGTAGGATATTCTAAATCAAGGAATAAAGATGTAGCAAAGGATGTGGGAAGAGGAAGTTCAAAGCATACGGGAAGTAGTTCGTTTGGTTTTGGAACAAGAAATCAAGATACTACTCTTAAAATG GCTTCAAAGATGTCACTGAATATGGGAGTAAATGAGCTGAGTAGATTTAGTGACAGCCCAGGAGATGCTTCCTTGGACGATTTATTTCAGCCAGTAGATAAATCCATGGATGATCGAGCTGGTGAAGCATCATCTTCTATGTCAGCATCACATGTAAATCAAGGCAATGGATATGCTGCTGATGCTGTGAAAAATGATCTTGCTACCAAACTTCGGGCAACAATAGCTCAAAAACAAATGGAGAATGAACCAGTACAGTCAAATGGCGGCCGCAATCTGCTCCGCTTGATGATGGATGCATTGAAGGATGATGTGATTGATATTGATGGTTTG gtttttgatgaaaaattgCCAGGGGAGCATCTCTTCCCTTTGCAG GCTGTTGAGTTTGGAAGATTAGTTGCATCTTTGAGGCCAGAGGAACCGGAAGATGTGATTGTGTCTGCATGTCAGAAGCTTATAGCTATATTCCACCAGCGTCCAGATCAGAAACTTGTCTTTGTTAGCCAACATGGTTTGCTTCCCTTGATGGAATTACTGGAACTTCCCAACAACCGT GTCATTGCCTCAGTGCTTCAGATCATCAATAAGATCATTAAAGATAACACCGTTTTCCAAGAAAATGCTTGTCTCATTGGTTTG ATCCCTGTTGTGATGAGCTTTGCAGTCCCTAATCAGCCCCGAGAAATTCGTATGGAGGCAGCTTGCTTCATTCAGCAGCTTTGTCAGTCCAG CTCTCTAACACTCCAAATGTTCATAGCTTGCCGTGGAATTCCTGTTCTTGCGGGATTTCTGGAGGCTGATTATGCAAAATACAG GGAAATGGTTCATCTAGCCATTGATGGCATGTGGCAGGTCTTTAAGCTTCAGCGATCAACTCCCAGGAATGAATTTTGCCGCATTGCCGCCAAGAACGGAATTCTACTTAGACTCATAAATACACTTTACAGCTTAAACGAGGCAACTAGGCTGGCTTCTATGTCTGGAGGTGCTGGCTTTCCAGTAGATGGTATGTCTCGAAAGCCTCGCTCCGGTCAGTTGGACCCAAATCATCCTGCTTTCAATCAAATTGAAACTCCACTTTCCACAACCGAGTCAGATTTATTCAAGCATAGGCATGGGGATCATCTTGCTCTTTCAGTTGCAACTCAAGAACCTTCTCGTGCGTCATTCTCACATACTCAAGGATTGGATCTTCCGCATCCGCTCACTGCAGAGACAGACAAGCCTCAGTCAAGTAATTCGGCAGCAGAAATTGACCTTAAACCACAGCGAATTTCTATCTCTGCCAATAGGACGTCCACAGATAAGCCTTTGAAAGTGACAGATGGTGCATCAAATGGGTTCTCTACTTCAAGTTCTGCTCAGCAAGAGCAAGTGCGTCCATTGCTTAGCTTGTTGGAGAAGGAGCCGCCTTCCCGTCATTTTTCAGGGCAACTCGAATATGTCCGGCACTTGTCAGGATTAGAAAGGCATGAAAGTATTTTACCTCTACTCCATGCAGCTAATGATAAGAAGACGAATGGAGAACTGGACCTTCTCATGGCTGAATTTGCAG AAGTCAGCAACCATGGAAGGGAAAATGGAAATCTCGACTCTATGCCTAGGACTTCGCAGAGGACAACGGTGCATAAAAAGGCAGGACAGCAGGCATCAGATGGAGTTGCTTCCACATCAGGAATAGCCTCCCAGACAACATCAGGTGTGCTTTCTGGTTCAGGTGTCTTGAATGCTAGACCTGGGAGTGCTGCTTCATCAGGGTTACTGTTGCACATGGTCTCGACACTGAACGCAGATGTTGCCCGAGAATACTTGGAAAAAGTTGCAGATCTTCTTCTTGAGTTTGCACAAGCAGATACCACCGTTAAGTCGCATATGTGTAGTCAGGGTTTACTGATACGTCTTTTCCAGATGTTCAACAGAATAGAGCGTCCTATACTCTTGAAG ATTCTCATGTGCATCAATCACTTGTCTACGGATCCGAATTGCTTGGAAAGTCTCCAACGTGCAGAGGCAATTAAGTATTTGATCCCGAATCTTGAACTAAAGGACGGGCCTTTGATTTCTCAGATACATCATGAA GTTCTGATTGCACTATTCAACCTGTgcaaaataaacaaaaggaGGCAAGAGCAGGCAGCTGAGAATGGGATCATTCCACACTTGATGCATTTCATTTTAACCGATTCGCCACTCAAGCAATGGGCATTGCCGTTATTGTGTGATATGGCACATGCATCAAGGAACTCAAGGGAGCAACTGAGGGCCCATGGAGGCCTCGACGTGTACTTGAGACTGCTTGATGATGAGTTTTGGTCCGTGACAGCATTGGACTCCATTGCTGTTTGCCTTGCTCATGACAATGACAACCGGAAAGTGGAACAGGCACTGATGAAGAAGGATGCTGTTCAAAAGTTAGTCAACTTCTTCCATTGTTGTCCCGAACAGCATTTCGTCCACATCTTGGAGCCGTTCTTGAAAATAATTAC GAAATCTTCTCGAATCAACACGACACTAGCTGTTAATGGTCTGACACCATTGCTCATTGCAAGATTGGATCATCAGGATGCTATCGCTCGTCTAAATCTGCTTAAACTGATCAAG GCTGTGTACGAGCACCACCCAAGACCGAAGCAACTAATAGTGGAGAACAACTTGCCCCAGCAGCTCCAAAACTTGATCGAGGAACGCAGGGATGGGCAAAGCTCTGGAGGCCAGGTCTTGGTAAAGCAAATGGCAACATCACTACTTAAAGCTCTTCACATTAACACCGTGCTATAG